One window from the genome of Actinoplanes teichomyceticus ATCC 31121 encodes:
- a CDS encoding DNA-directed RNA polymerase subunit beta', whose protein sequence is MLDVNFFDELRIGLATADDIRQWSHGEVKKPETINYRTLKPEKDGLFCEKIFGPQRDWECYCGKYKRVRFKGIICERCGVEVTRSKVRRERMGHIELAASVTHIWYFKGVPSRLGYLLDLAPKDLEKIIYFASYVVTSVDAEARHRDMSTIENEIFAEKRQSENGRDSEIEKRAAKLEQDLAELEAEGAKADVRRKVKEAGEREMRQIRDKAQREIDRLDEVLDTFRKLDAKQLVTDELLYRELRDRFGEYFTGGMGAEAIKALLENMDLDAEAENLREIIRTGKGQRKIRALKRLKVVAAFLNTRNSPLGMVLDCVPVIPPDLRPMVQLDGGRFATSDLNDLYRRVINRNNRLKRLIDLGAPEIIVNNEKRMLQEAVDALFDNGRRGRPVTGPGNRPLKSLSDMLKGKQGRFRQNLLGKRVDYSGRSVIVVGPRLKLHQCGLPKQMALELFKPFVMKRLVDLNHAQNIKSAKRMVERQRPVVWDVLEEVISEHPVLLNRAPTLHRLGIQAFEPQLVEGKAIQIHPLVCTAFNADFDGDQMAVHVPLSAEAQAEARILMLSSNNILKPADGKPVTMPTQDMVIGLYHLTHLSPGAKGEGRVFSSDAEARMAYDNGELHLQAPVKIRLRDVVGVDNGGKQAPWVAPEEWVEGEPLLVETTLGRVIFNETLPPGYRFVNYEIRKGQLSAIVNDLAERFPKVALAATLDALKEAGFHWATWSGVTIGMGDVIGPPRKPEILQRYQVEADRIDKQYQRGLMTAEERRGELIEIWTKATNEISKEMETALPQENPLWVMINSGARGNLLQLRQIAAIRGLVANPKGEIIPRPITSSYREGLTVLEYFISTHGARKGLADTALRTADSGYLTRRLVDVSQDVIIREEDCGTDRAIPMAVGEREPDGTLVVHTHAETGVHARTLADDIHDEAGNLVVARGTDLNSILVDKLVAAGVENVRVRSVLTCESKLGVCAACYGRSLPTGKSVDIGEAVGIIAAQSIGEPGTQLTMRTFHTGGVAGEDITQGLPRVQEIFEARVPKGKAPIADTPGRIRIEDGERSRKIIVIPDDGSDEIVYDKISKRVKLRAHDGDHVQVGEKLTEGTIDPHELLRIMGPRAVQVHLTSEVQEVYRSQGVLIHDKHIEIIIRQMLKRVTVIDSGATEFLPGVLVDRALFESENRRLVGEGGEPAAGRPVLMGITKASLATDSWLSAASFQETTRVLTDAAINSRSDSLVGLKENVIIGKLIPAGTGISKYRNIRVEPTEEAKAKVYSMTGYPETDYGFGPASGQAVPLDDFDFGSYR, encoded by the coding sequence GTGCTCGACGTCAACTTCTTCGACGAGTTGCGTATCGGCCTGGCGACCGCTGACGACATCCGGCAGTGGTCGCACGGCGAGGTCAAGAAGCCCGAGACGATCAACTACCGCACCCTCAAGCCGGAGAAGGACGGACTCTTCTGCGAGAAGATCTTCGGTCCGCAGCGGGACTGGGAGTGCTACTGCGGTAAGTACAAGCGCGTCCGGTTCAAGGGCATCATCTGTGAGCGCTGCGGCGTCGAGGTGACTCGCTCCAAGGTCCGGCGTGAGCGCATGGGCCACATCGAGCTGGCCGCCTCCGTGACGCACATCTGGTACTTCAAGGGTGTGCCGAGCCGGCTGGGCTACCTGCTCGACCTGGCGCCGAAGGACCTCGAGAAGATCATCTACTTCGCCTCGTACGTGGTCACCAGCGTGGACGCCGAGGCGCGTCACCGCGACATGTCCACCATCGAGAACGAGATCTTCGCCGAGAAGCGGCAGTCGGAGAACGGCCGCGACTCGGAGATCGAGAAGCGCGCCGCCAAGCTCGAGCAGGACCTTGCCGAGCTGGAGGCCGAGGGCGCCAAGGCGGACGTGCGCCGCAAGGTCAAGGAAGCCGGCGAGCGCGAGATGCGCCAGATCCGGGACAAGGCGCAGCGCGAGATCGACCGTCTCGACGAGGTGCTCGACACCTTCCGCAAGCTCGACGCCAAGCAGCTGGTCACCGACGAGCTGCTCTACCGCGAGCTGCGCGACCGCTTCGGTGAGTACTTCACCGGTGGCATGGGCGCCGAGGCGATCAAGGCGCTGCTCGAGAACATGGACCTGGACGCCGAGGCGGAGAACCTCCGGGAGATCATCCGTACCGGCAAGGGCCAGCGGAAGATCCGGGCGCTCAAGCGGCTCAAGGTCGTCGCGGCGTTCCTGAACACCCGCAACTCGCCGCTCGGCATGGTGCTCGACTGCGTCCCGGTGATCCCGCCGGACCTGCGGCCGATGGTGCAGCTCGACGGTGGCCGGTTCGCGACCAGCGACCTGAACGACCTGTACCGCCGGGTCATCAACCGGAACAACCGGCTCAAGCGCCTGATCGACCTGGGCGCGCCGGAGATCATCGTCAACAACGAGAAGCGGATGCTGCAGGAGGCCGTCGACGCGCTGTTCGACAACGGCCGCCGCGGCCGGCCGGTCACCGGCCCGGGTAACCGCCCGCTGAAGTCGCTGTCCGACATGCTCAAGGGCAAGCAGGGCCGGTTCCGGCAGAACCTGCTCGGCAAGCGCGTCGACTACTCCGGCCGTTCGGTCATCGTCGTCGGCCCGCGGCTGAAGCTGCACCAGTGCGGTCTGCCCAAGCAGATGGCGCTGGAGCTGTTCAAGCCGTTCGTGATGAAGCGCCTGGTCGACCTGAACCACGCGCAGAACATCAAGTCCGCCAAGCGGATGGTCGAGCGGCAGCGGCCGGTCGTGTGGGACGTGCTGGAGGAGGTCATCAGCGAGCACCCGGTGCTGCTGAACCGTGCTCCGACCCTGCACCGGCTGGGCATCCAGGCCTTCGAGCCGCAGCTGGTCGAGGGCAAGGCGATCCAGATCCACCCGCTCGTCTGCACCGCGTTCAACGCGGACTTCGACGGTGACCAGATGGCGGTGCACGTGCCGCTGTCGGCCGAGGCGCAGGCCGAGGCCCGGATCCTGATGCTGTCGTCGAACAACATCCTCAAGCCGGCCGACGGCAAGCCGGTCACCATGCCGACCCAGGACATGGTCATCGGTCTGTACCACCTGACCCACCTGAGCCCTGGGGCGAAGGGTGAGGGCCGGGTGTTCAGCTCGGACGCCGAGGCGCGGATGGCGTACGACAACGGCGAGCTGCACCTGCAGGCACCGGTGAAGATCCGGCTGCGCGACGTGGTCGGCGTGGACAACGGCGGCAAGCAGGCGCCGTGGGTCGCTCCGGAGGAGTGGGTCGAGGGCGAGCCGCTGCTCGTCGAGACCACGCTCGGCCGGGTGATCTTCAACGAGACGCTGCCCCCGGGCTACCGCTTCGTGAACTACGAGATCCGCAAGGGTCAGCTGTCGGCGATCGTCAACGACCTCGCCGAGCGCTTCCCCAAGGTCGCCCTGGCCGCGACCCTGGACGCGCTCAAGGAGGCCGGCTTCCACTGGGCCACCTGGTCCGGTGTGACGATCGGCATGGGCGACGTCATCGGCCCCCCGCGCAAGCCGGAGATCCTGCAGCGCTACCAGGTCGAGGCCGACCGCATCGACAAGCAGTACCAGCGTGGTCTGATGACCGCCGAGGAGCGTCGCGGCGAGCTCATCGAGATCTGGACCAAGGCGACCAACGAGATCTCCAAGGAGATGGAGACCGCGCTGCCGCAGGAGAACCCGCTCTGGGTGATGATCAACTCCGGCGCCCGCGGTAACCTGCTCCAGCTCCGGCAGATCGCCGCGATCCGTGGCCTGGTGGCCAACCCGAAGGGTGAGATCATCCCGCGGCCGATCACCTCGTCGTACCGCGAGGGCCTGACCGTGCTGGAGTACTTCATCTCCACCCACGGCGCCCGTAAGGGTCTGGCCGACACCGCGCTGCGTACCGCCGACTCGGGTTACCTGACCCGGCGTCTGGTGGACGTCTCGCAGGACGTCATCATCCGCGAGGAGGACTGCGGCACCGACCGTGCCATCCCGATGGCGGTCGGCGAGCGCGAGCCGGACGGCACCCTGGTCGTGCACACCCACGCCGAGACCGGCGTGCACGCCCGGACGCTGGCGGACGACATCCACGACGAGGCCGGCAACCTGGTCGTCGCCCGGGGCACCGACCTCAACTCGATCCTGGTCGACAAGCTGGTCGCGGCGGGCGTGGAGAACGTCCGGGTGCGCAGCGTGCTGACCTGTGAGTCGAAGCTGGGCGTCTGCGCGGCCTGCTACGGCCGTTCGCTGCCGACCGGCAAGTCGGTCGACATCGGTGAGGCGGTCGGCATCATCGCCGCCCAGTCCATCGGTGAGCCGGGTACCCAGCTGACGATGCGTACCTTCCACACCGGTGGTGTCGCGGGTGAGGACATCACCCAGGGTCTGCCGCGTGTGCAGGAGATCTTCGAGGCCCGGGTGCCGAAGGGCAAGGCGCCGATCGCCGACACCCCCGGCCGCATCCGGATCGAGGACGGCGAGCGGTCGCGGAAGATCATCGTGATCCCGGACGACGGCAGCGACGAGATCGTGTACGACAAGATCTCGAAGCGGGTCAAGCTGCGGGCGCACGACGGCGACCACGTGCAGGTCGGCGAGAAGCTCACCGAGGGCACCATCGACCCGCACGAGCTGCTGCGCATCATGGGCCCGCGCGCGGTCCAGGTCCACCTGACCAGCGAGGTCCAGGAGGTCTACCGCTCGCAGGGTGTGCTGATCCACGACAAGCACATCGAGATCATCATTCGCCAGATGCTCAAGCGGGTGACGGTCATCGACTCCGGCGCGACCGAGTTCCTGCCGGGCGTGCTGGTCGACCGGGCGCTCTTCGAGTCGGAGAACCGCCGTCTCGTGGGCGAGGGTGGCGAGCCCGCCGCCGGTCGTCCGGTGCTGATGGGTATCACCAAGGCCTCGCTGGCGACCGACTCCTGGCTCTCGGCGGCCTCCTTCCAGGAGACCACCCGGGTGCTGACCGACGCGGCGATCAACTCGCGCAGCGACTCGCTGGTCGGCCTCAAGGAGAACGTCATCATCGGTAAGCTCATCCCGGCCGGTACCGGTATCTCCAAGTACCGCAACATCCGGGTCGAGCCGACCGAGGAGGCCAAGGCCAAGGTGTACTCGATGACCGGGTACCCGGAGACCGACTACGGCTTCGGGCCGGCCAGTGGCCAGGCGGTCCCGCTGGACGACTTCGACTTCGGGTCGTACCGCTGA
- the rpsL gene encoding 30S ribosomal protein S12 → MPTIQQLVRKGRQAKTSKTKTPALKGSPQRRGVCTRVYTTTPKKPNSALRKVARVKLSSQIEVTAYIPGVGHNLQEHSIVLVRGGRVKDLPGVRYKIVRGSLDTQGVRNRKQARSRYGAKKEKS, encoded by the coding sequence GTGCCCACGATCCAGCAGCTGGTCCGCAAGGGCCGCCAGGCGAAGACGAGCAAGACGAAGACGCCGGCCCTGAAGGGAAGCCCTCAGCGGCGCGGCGTGTGCACGCGCGTGTACACCACCACCCCCAAGAAGCCGAACTCTGCGCTGCGCAAGGTCGCTCGTGTGAAGCTGAGCAGCCAGATCGAGGTCACGGCGTACATCCCGGGCGTCGGTCACAACCTGCAGGAGCACTCGATCGTGCTCGTGCGTGGCGGTCGTGTGAAGGACCTTCCGGGCGTCCGCTACAAGATCGTTCGTGGTTCGCTGGACACCCAGGGTGTCCGCAACCGCAAGCAGGCCCGCAGCCGTTACGGCGCGAAGAAGGAGAAGAGCTGA
- the rpsG gene encoding 30S ribosomal protein S7 produces MPRKGPAQRHPVVADPVYNSPLVTQLVNKILIGGKRQLAERIVYGALEGCREKSGTDPVVILKRAMDNVKPTLEVRSRRVGGATYQVPVEVRTPRQTTLGLRWLVQYSKARREKTMIERLQNELLDASNGLGAAVKRREDTHKMAESNKAFAHYRW; encoded by the coding sequence ATGCCGCGTAAGGGCCCCGCGCAGCGTCACCCGGTGGTCGCTGACCCGGTGTACAACTCGCCGCTGGTCACCCAGCTGGTGAACAAGATCCTGATCGGCGGCAAGCGTCAGCTCGCCGAGCGCATCGTGTACGGCGCCCTCGAGGGCTGCCGCGAGAAGAGCGGCACCGACCCGGTGGTCATCCTCAAGCGCGCGATGGACAACGTCAAGCCGACCCTCGAGGTCCGCAGCCGCCGCGTCGGTGGCGCGACCTACCAGGTGCCGGTCGAGGTGCGGACCCCGCGTCAGACCACGCTCGGTCTGCGCTGGCTGGTGCAGTACTCCAAGGCCCGTCGCGAGAAGACCATGATCGAGCGGCTGCAGAACGAGCTGCTCGACGCCAGCAACGGCCTCGGCGCCGCGGTCAAGCGTCGCGAGGACACCCACAAGATGGCGGAGTCCAACAAGGCCTTCGCGCACTACCGCTGGTAA
- the fusA gene encoding elongation factor G: protein MAAADALAKVRNIGIMAHIDAGKTTTTERILFYTGITYKIGEVHEGAAVMDWMEQEQERGITITSAATKCEWKGHTIQIIDTPGHVDFTVEVERSLRVLDGAVAVYDGVAGVEPQTENVWRQADKYNVPRMCFVNKLDRTGADFFRCVQMMIDRLNATPLVLQIPIGLEADHIGVVDLIGMRALTWRGETQKGEDYAIEEIPADLVDSANEWREKLLETLADVDDAVMEKYLEGEEVSEEEIKAAIRRATIASKANPVLCGSAFKNKGVQPMLDAVVEYLPSPLDIPAIEGTATDGETPLLRKPSNDEPFSALAFKIQTDKHLGKLTYVRVYSGTLESGSQVVNSTKDRKERIGKIYQMHANKREERTTAQAGDIIAVQGLKQTTTGDTLCDPANPVILESMTFPEPVIQVAIEPKTKSDQEKLGTAIQRLAEEDPTFRVFNDEETGQTIIAGMGELHLDILVDRMRREFNVEANIGKPQVAYRETIRRAVEKVDYVHKKQTGGSGQYAKVIVSVEPLPLQADGPTYEFVNAVTGGRIPREFIPSVDAGAQDSLQYGVLAGYPLVGVKLTLVDGQYHEVDSSEMAFKIAGSMAMKEAARKADPALLEPMMAVEVTTPEDNMGDVIGDLNSRRGMIQSMEERHGARVVKALVPLSEMFGYVGDLRSKTAGRASYSMQFDSYAEVPANVAKEIIAKATGA from the coding sequence GTGGCCGCCGCAGACGCGCTCGCCAAGGTTCGCAACATCGGCATCATGGCGCACATCGACGCTGGTAAGACCACGACGACTGAGCGGATCCTGTTCTACACCGGCATCACGTACAAGATCGGTGAGGTCCACGAGGGCGCTGCCGTCATGGACTGGATGGAGCAGGAGCAGGAACGCGGTATCACCATCACCTCCGCCGCCACCAAGTGCGAGTGGAAGGGTCACACGATCCAGATCATCGACACGCCCGGCCACGTCGACTTCACGGTCGAGGTCGAGCGGTCGCTGCGTGTGCTCGACGGTGCGGTCGCGGTGTACGACGGTGTGGCCGGCGTGGAGCCCCAGACCGAGAATGTCTGGCGCCAGGCGGACAAGTACAACGTCCCCCGGATGTGCTTCGTCAACAAGCTCGACCGGACCGGCGCGGACTTCTTCCGCTGCGTGCAGATGATGATCGACCGGCTGAACGCCACCCCGCTGGTCCTGCAGATCCCGATCGGGCTCGAGGCCGACCACATCGGTGTCGTCGACCTGATCGGCATGCGCGCCCTCACCTGGCGTGGTGAGACCCAGAAGGGCGAGGACTACGCGATCGAGGAGATCCCGGCCGACCTGGTCGACTCCGCGAACGAGTGGCGCGAGAAGCTGCTCGAGACCCTCGCGGACGTCGACGACGCCGTGATGGAGAAGTACCTCGAGGGCGAGGAGGTCTCCGAGGAGGAGATCAAGGCCGCCATCCGGCGCGCCACCATCGCCAGCAAGGCCAACCCGGTGCTGTGCGGCTCGGCGTTCAAGAACAAGGGTGTGCAGCCGATGCTGGACGCCGTGGTCGAGTACCTGCCGTCGCCGCTGGACATCCCGGCGATCGAGGGCACCGCGACCGACGGCGAGACGCCGCTGCTGCGCAAGCCGTCGAACGACGAGCCCTTCTCGGCGCTGGCCTTCAAGATCCAGACCGACAAGCACCTCGGCAAGCTCACCTACGTCCGGGTGTACTCCGGCACGCTCGAGTCCGGTTCCCAGGTGGTCAACTCCACCAAGGACCGCAAGGAGCGGATCGGCAAGATCTACCAGATGCACGCCAACAAGCGTGAGGAGCGCACCACCGCGCAGGCCGGCGACATCATCGCCGTCCAGGGTCTGAAGCAGACCACCACCGGTGACACGCTCTGCGACCCGGCGAACCCGGTCATCCTGGAGTCGATGACCTTCCCGGAGCCGGTCATCCAGGTCGCCATCGAGCCCAAGACCAAGTCGGACCAGGAGAAGCTGGGCACCGCGATCCAGCGCCTGGCCGAGGAGGACCCGACCTTCCGCGTCTTCAACGACGAGGAGACCGGGCAGACCATCATCGCCGGCATGGGCGAGCTGCACCTCGACATCCTCGTCGACCGTATGCGTCGCGAGTTCAACGTCGAGGCGAACATCGGCAAGCCGCAGGTGGCGTACCGCGAGACCATCCGCCGCGCGGTGGAGAAGGTCGACTACGTTCACAAGAAGCAGACCGGTGGTTCGGGTCAGTACGCGAAGGTGATCGTCTCCGTCGAGCCGCTGCCGCTGCAGGCGGACGGCCCGACCTACGAGTTCGTCAACGCGGTGACCGGTGGTCGCATCCCCCGTGAGTTCATCCCCTCGGTGGACGCGGGTGCCCAGGACTCCCTGCAGTACGGTGTGCTCGCCGGCTACCCGCTGGTCGGTGTCAAGCTGACCCTGGTCGACGGCCAGTACCACGAGGTCGACTCGTCCGAGATGGCGTTCAAGATCGCCGGCTCCATGGCCATGAAGGAAGCGGCTCGCAAGGCCGATCCCGCGCTGCTGGAGCCGATGATGGCCGTTGAGGTCACCACCCCCGAGGACAACATGGGTGACGTCATCGGCGACCTCAACTCCCGTCGTGGCATGATCCAGTCGATGGAGGAGCGTCACGGCGCCCGCGTCGTCAAGGCTCTGGTGCCGCTCTCGGAGATGTTCGGCTACGTCGGCGACCTGCGGTCGAAGACTGCGGGCCGGGCTAGCTACAGCATGCAGTTCGACTCCTACGCCGAGGTTCCCGCGAACGTGGCGAAGGAGATCATCGCTAAGGCCACCGGCGCCTGA
- the tuf gene encoding elongation factor Tu, with amino-acid sequence MAKAKFERTKPHVNIGTIGHIDHGKTTLTAAITKVLHDEFPELNPYTPFDEIDKAPEEKARGITISIAHVEYQTAARHYAHVDCPGHADYIKNMITGAAQMDGAILVVAATDGPMPQTKEHVLLARQVGVPYIVVALNKSDMVEDEELLELVELEVRELLSTYEFPGDDLPVVRVSALKALEGDPEWTGKLMELMNAVDTAIPQPERETEKPFLMPIEDVFTITGRGTVVTGRAERGILKPNEEVEIVGIREKSTKTVCTGIEMFRKLLDEARAGENVGLLLRGIKREDVERGMVVVKPGTTTPHTEFEGQVYILSKEEGGRHTPFFQNYRPQFYFRTTDVTGVVTLPEGTEMVMPGDSTSMSVKLIQPIAMEQGLKFAIREGGRTVGAGTVTKIIK; translated from the coding sequence GTGGCGAAGGCGAAGTTCGAGCGGACTAAGCCGCACGTCAACATCGGCACCATTGGTCACATCGACCACGGTAAGACGACGCTGACTGCGGCCATCACCAAGGTTCTGCACGACGAGTTCCCGGAGCTGAACCCGTACACCCCGTTCGACGAGATCGACAAGGCGCCGGAGGAGAAGGCCCGCGGCATCACGATCTCGATCGCGCACGTCGAGTACCAGACCGCGGCGCGCCACTACGCGCACGTGGACTGCCCCGGCCACGCGGACTACATCAAGAACATGATCACCGGTGCGGCTCAGATGGACGGCGCGATCCTGGTCGTGGCCGCCACCGACGGCCCGATGCCGCAGACCAAGGAGCACGTCCTCCTGGCCCGCCAGGTCGGCGTTCCGTACATCGTCGTCGCCCTGAACAAGAGCGACATGGTCGAGGACGAGGAGCTCCTGGAGCTCGTCGAGCTCGAGGTCCGCGAGCTGCTGAGCACCTACGAGTTCCCGGGCGACGACCTGCCGGTCGTGCGCGTGTCGGCGCTCAAGGCGCTCGAGGGTGACCCGGAGTGGACCGGCAAGCTCATGGAGCTGATGAACGCGGTCGACACCGCGATCCCGCAGCCCGAGCGTGAGACCGAGAAGCCGTTCCTCATGCCGATCGAGGACGTGTTCACGATCACCGGTCGTGGCACCGTCGTCACCGGCCGGGCCGAGCGCGGCATCCTCAAGCCGAACGAGGAGGTCGAGATCGTCGGTATCCGCGAGAAGTCGACCAAGACCGTCTGCACCGGCATCGAGATGTTCCGCAAGCTGCTCGACGAGGCCCGCGCGGGTGAGAACGTCGGTCTGCTGCTGCGTGGTATCAAGCGCGAGGACGTCGAGCGCGGCATGGTCGTCGTCAAGCCGGGCACCACGACTCCGCACACGGAGTTCGAGGGCCAGGTCTACATCCTCTCCAAGGAGGAGGGTGGCCGGCACACCCCGTTCTTCCAGAACTACCGGCCGCAGTTCTACTTCCGCACCACGGACGTCACCGGCGTCGTCACGCTGCCCGAGGGCACCGAGATGGTCATGCCGGGCGACTCCACCTCCATGTCCGTGAAGCTGATCCAGCCGATCGCCATGGAGCAGGGCCTGAAGTTCGCGATCCGTGAGGGTGGCCGCACCGTCGGCGCCGGAACGGTCACGAAGATCATCAAGTGA
- the rpsJ gene encoding 30S ribosomal protein S10, producing the protein MAGQKIRIRLKAYDHEVVDSSARKIVETVTRTGAQVAGPVPLPTEINRFCVIRSPHKYKDSREHFEMRTHKRLIDIIDPTPKTVDSLMRLDLPAGVDIEIKL; encoded by the coding sequence ATGGCGGGACAGAAGATCCGCATCCGGCTCAAGGCCTATGACCACGAGGTCGTCGACTCCTCGGCGCGGAAGATCGTCGAGACGGTGACGCGTACCGGGGCGCAGGTCGCGGGCCCGGTGCCGCTGCCCACGGAGATCAACCGTTTCTGCGTGATCCGTTCGCCGCACAAGTACAAGGACTCGCGCGAGCACTTCGAGATGCGCACGCACAAGCGTCTGATCGACATCATCGACCCGACTCCGAAGACGGTCGACTCGCTCATGCGCCTCGACCTGCCGGCTGGCGTCGACATCGAGATCAAGCTGTAG
- the rplC gene encoding 50S ribosomal protein L3, producing the protein MDRQVKGILGAKLGMTQVWDNNKVVPVTVVQAGPCVVTQVRTDEKDGYSAVQLAFGAIDPRKVSKPKSGHYSKAGVSPRRHLVELRTTDAGEYELGQEVTVEAFAAGTPVDVTGKTKGKGYAGVMKRHGFHGLRASHGVERKHRSPGSIGACATPARVFKGTRMAGRMGSRRFTVQNLVIQAVDTERNLILVKGAVPGPKGALILVRTAAKKGGAK; encoded by the coding sequence ATGGACAGGCAAGTGAAGGGGATCCTGGGCGCCAAGCTCGGCATGACCCAGGTCTGGGACAACAACAAGGTCGTCCCGGTAACCGTGGTGCAGGCCGGCCCGTGCGTCGTGACCCAGGTCCGCACTGACGAGAAGGACGGCTACTCCGCGGTCCAGCTGGCGTTCGGCGCGATTGACCCCCGCAAGGTCAGCAAGCCGAAGAGCGGCCACTACTCCAAGGCCGGTGTCTCGCCGCGCCGGCACCTCGTGGAGCTGCGCACCACCGACGCCGGTGAGTACGAGCTCGGCCAGGAGGTCACCGTCGAGGCGTTCGCGGCGGGCACGCCGGTCGACGTCACCGGCAAGACCAAGGGCAAGGGCTACGCCGGTGTCATGAAGCGGCACGGCTTCCACGGTCTGCGCGCGAGCCACGGTGTCGAGCGCAAGCACCGCTCGCCGGGCTCGATCGGCGCCTGCGCCACCCCGGCCCGTGTCTTCAAGGGCACCCGGATGGCCGGTCGCATGGGCAGCCGGCGGTTCACCGTGCAGAACCTGGTCATCCAGGCGGTGGACACCGAGCGCAACCTGATCCTGGTCAAGGGCGCGGTGCCCGGCCCCAAGGGCGCGCTGATCCTGGTCCGTACCGCAGCCAAGAAGGGCGGTGCCAAGTGA
- the rplD gene encoding 50S ribosomal protein L4 produces the protein MSSVDVINAEGAKAGSVELPANVFDVQANIPLMHQVVVAQLAAARQGTAKAKSRGEVAGGGKKPYKQKGTGRARQGSIRAPQFTGGGVVHGPVPRDYTQRTPKKMKAAALRGALSDRARDGRVFVVESFVSGEKPSTKAAVATLRKVAQTTKVLVVLDSQDELNWVSLRNEPTVHLIEAGQLNTYDVLVADEVVFTRVALDEFLGGSEKSEEGDK, from the coding sequence GTGAGCTCGGTTGACGTGATCAACGCTGAGGGCGCCAAGGCGGGCTCGGTCGAGCTGCCGGCGAACGTCTTCGACGTGCAGGCGAACATCCCGCTGATGCACCAGGTCGTGGTGGCGCAGCTGGCCGCGGCCCGGCAGGGTACCGCCAAGGCGAAGAGCCGGGGCGAGGTCGCCGGCGGCGGCAAGAAGCCGTACAAGCAGAAGGGCACCGGTCGCGCCCGCCAGGGCTCGATCCGCGCGCCGCAGTTCACCGGTGGTGGCGTCGTGCACGGCCCGGTGCCGCGTGACTACACCCAGCGGACCCCGAAGAAGATGAAGGCCGCCGCGCTGCGTGGCGCCCTCTCCGACCGGGCCCGCGACGGCCGCGTGTTCGTGGTCGAGTCCTTCGTCTCCGGCGAGAAGCCGTCGACCAAGGCCGCCGTCGCCACGCTGCGGAAGGTCGCGCAGACCACCAAGGTTCTCGTCGTGCTGGACAGCCAGGACGAGCTGAACTGGGTGTCGCTGCGCAACGAGCCCACCGTGCACCTCATCGAGGCCGGCCAGCTGAACACCTACGACGTGCTGGTTGCCGACGAGGTCGTCTTCACCAGGGTCGCGCTCGACGAGTTCCTGGGCGGGTCCGAGAAGTCCGAGGAGGGCGACAAGTGA
- the rplW gene encoding 50S ribosomal protein L23: MSTIADPRDIIVAPVVSEKSYSVLDQNWYTFLVHPDANKTQIKIAIQQIFNVRVLTVNTANREGKRKRTRTGFGQRKATKRAMVKLADGDRIEAFGGPVS, from the coding sequence GTGAGCACGATCGCCGACCCGCGCGACATCATCGTCGCCCCGGTGGTCTCCGAGAAGAGCTACAGCGTTCTCGACCAGAACTGGTACACGTTCCTCGTCCACCCGGACGCGAACAAGACCCAGATCAAGATCGCGATCCAGCAGATCTTCAACGTCCGCGTGCTGACGGTGAACACCGCGAACCGTGAGGGCAAGCGCAAGCGCACCCGGACCGGCTTCGGTCAGCGCAAGGCCACCAAGCGCGCGATGGTGAAGCTGGCTGACGGTGACCGTATCGAGGCCTTCGGCGGCCCGGTCAGCTAA